ATCATTTTCAATCCCTGTACAGAATCCTCCAACTTTAGAGATATTCGAGATGTAGAACATATAAATTGAAGGTATCGAATGTTTTTTTATGCAACTGTTATCTTTTTATGACTGCCTCAATTATGTTCCACATTATTCAATTCACAGTCTTGTGGTTTCAACTCGGAGAATAAGGCTATACCCATGGCATGGCTACTGACTTCGAGATTATCTAATGATGATAATACTGTTAGCTAGGTGGATGAGCGCTCTTTGCAATAGAGTTCATGGAAATTGGCTGGATTCATAATTAATTGATGACCCTTTAGCTGACATTCAAGCAATCGGGTTTGCTAATATTTCTCTCTGACGTCCTTTTTTGAGCTAcaattatcaatcaaaattaTACCGTAATGCCCTTTACCCAAAATAGCTGACTTTTTATAACCTacattaaagaaaaaaagaaggttattcaaataatcccaaatcaaacaaggccgCCTTAGGTAAACATTGATTGATGATGCTTGCTTTCAAATGGTAGCTAGGCTTCTTGTTGGATATGTTGCATTATTCCTTgggatttatattttttgtgaatCTTCTGTAGGGAGGGAGGTGTTTCAGTGCTCTGTATTGATATCATTTTGGCGTATTTCTCATGCATTACACAAAAACTTAGTTAAAAGATGCTCAGAAGTAAGATGCGTTCTGCAATCTCAAAATGGTTTGTTCAAGAAATGAAATTGTACGAttattcaatgatttcttggaaGATTTTGTCGATAGTTATGGCTTCACAGATTACTTAAGAATTGTATGGAAGACTGTTTGGTATTCAAGAATTGGCACAACACTCTCTTTTCCTCTTTACATAGACTAAGAGCTTGGTTCTTGCAGTCTAACGTCGAGgaataaatcattaaaaatccCTAATTCTGACATTGTATATGAAAATGAAGATAAACATGCGAGAGTAATTGATACTGAGGATAAAGATAAGTTTCATATTGTACGAAACCCGAGATTAGAATTTTTGTGTGACTGCGGGTTTCCGAAATGAGAAACCTTTGTGAACCTGTGTTGAAGATTATTAAGGTTTTGTGGAAAAGAGGATCGGTATTGCCTTTTGTTGGTATGATTCAGATCATCTTAATAAGGCGTTTACTGATTTATTTCACGATTCACTTTTTTGAGATTATGTTGTATCTTTGGTGGTTTAGGTTAGATCGAAGGAATCTGGATGAGAATGGAGAAAATCGAAAGTCTAGTTCTTTGGTTCATCCTATTACTGATAAAGAGTCTTAGTGAAGCTGCATGCATGCAGTAGTGAATTCGAATTCTACAAAAATTGGCAAAAAAAAAGTCTATAATTTTACAGGATAAAAGAGTAGAAAGATGTTAGGAAAATGGATTTGCATTagttacaaattattattatattatgtttttgtatttggtgggattattttaaaaaataattaacaaaaccttcttttgaattcaatattagcttcttaaatattatattgaggTTTACCTATTTATTgaggaataatattttttaattcgatATTAATGTAGAAATTTATCGAAATCATCTTGAAGAAATCAtcgattgattaaaaaaaattactttgaatTCAATATTGGTCTATTCCAATTTATTGAAGGGCAGTATTTTTGAATTCAATATTAGTGTTGAATCTATAGAAATCACCGTGAAGAAGAAGACATCTATCTATCgatcaataaataatttattacttggAACCTTAAGATGAGATAGTAATTCACgagaaacaaaatatttgagagAAAAATCATTGTGTTATTGCATTAGGAGGGGATAATTTGTTTATACAAAACTCAACAGGATTAAAAAACTCCCACTAACCTAAAAAAGTACCTATAATATTTCATACAGGATTTATAACTGTTCCCCTTAACTTATATATGAGTTGATCAAGTTACATATATTGAATCAATCTTcacttcttctcttctcttcgtctcgattatatggatttgactCTTAATCTACGttattataaacaataattaatcaaataataaagaaaaagatattataacattaatgaatcaattaatagaaaatagataaattagtaCATAcctcaaatataattaatagtttatatttCACTATCAAAATCTTGTCTCATTATTTCTTGTGCTTTTTTTATAAGTCTTACACCTTCGTTCTCTTAGGATATTTGGACCATCGTATTTGAATCAAATCATAATCATTCCTTTGGTCTACGTCCCACATTAGGCAGTCTTACAAGGTTGAGGTTTGGGGATTGGGATATAGCACAGTCGGGAACCATCACCCTTTCGTTGTATAGGATTCATGATTAAgagttatttataataaatacatttgGATTCCATATAAGCAGAATCGGTATCCTGATGCACTTTATATTTGAgacttttcatttcttttccggttttttcttttttcttttttcttttcttttttttcatttcttttttcatttcttttttttttctctttttttaaccGGGGAAGATGATATTTTCAAACGGACAACTAGTAGTGTTTTCAATACTATACGtactttcaaatttaatttaatttttgtatctCATTCATGAACCATCCACAACAATTAGGTTATAGGTCTTACCGATTCATATTGAGTTAGGGGAGCCTTCCTTGAATTATGCCCATATGTGACTTGACCTCAGGATAATTGTGTTAGAACTCTGCTATTTTGTCCCAAAAGTCCTTTGATGCAACTTACTCTTGCTTGTATAACTCTCCATCCCTAAAAAGAAAAGatagaagatataagaatgatcaaaatcacttcataaacaataataatagtattaaacCATTTAGTTACAACTAAAGCTATGGAAGAAggtcaataaataaaattataatctatcAACCAATACAAACATTTATTCGTTAGTTAAGTAAAACTCACCTTTATCGTTAAGGATGCATCATTTATTCGTTTGTTACTGAACTTAAGTTCTCAATTCTTATCAATGGCACAGTGTCTGAGTTTTTCAATAGCTCGAGAGGGCTTAGAGAAGGGGATCCTTTATCACCCCTCATTTTCACGGTGGTTATagaatgtttttcaaaactaTTCGAGAGAGTCATCAACGCTAGTCTTTTCACAGGAATTAATATAGGAACGACGAGAAAACCCAACTATATATCTCACTAATTACTTTTTGTTGATGATAATTTTTGTCTTATTAAATCTACAATAGAAAACCTTCCTTCTCTTAtgaagatttttattatttttggcaTGCTTGGGgagtaatataataaattaataagattatcAAGAAAGAAAATTCATTGTAGTGTAAATGTTGATTTTGGGTTAATTGTTAAAAGCTATTTATTGAACCGGTGCTTGAACCGTTTTTTTGTCTGgtttaactaataataaaaccGAGTCATTCAttttttgttgttatatattGATGACAACTAGAGGATATGTAGTTAAATCTTTGAGCattctgtttttctttttttcttgagTGAGGATTACTTTTTTCTTGGGAGATTTTTGGTCAAGAATTTTTGCAAAAGAAAGGTGTGTAGGAAAAGGAAAGATAGTGTGTGCGTAATTGTAATCTGATACATTTTTCTCCATAGTGGAATAAAGCTCCAAGCTGAGCTTGACGGAGACGTAGGTCCGATTTGGGCTgaactccgatatcaaatcttGTGTGTTCTTCTTATGCGTCTTGTTTTATGTTTGGATTTCTGGTTTACTTTGTAATATTGTGTTGATCTTTGAGAGTATTTTTCAACAGCAAACttattctatttaattatatattaggcttgtatcattttaaaacatggatcaaacaatttcttcttatttttctttacatAAACTTttgttcataaataaatttagttttttccTCTATTTCATGAGAATTAATTTTAGACTcacaataatgtttttaatttttcagtCACTTATTCTTGATGTTCTTAGAGTGAGTGAGTGAAAACAATTCATTATTGGGCTTTTCAATTTTCTGGGCAATGATCAGTTCAATCTCtgtttgaatataatttttctgGGAAATGATCAGTTCAATCTCTGTTTGAATATCATCATTATTCTCTTAAACTTACCTGCAGAAGATTGAAGaataaataaactaacattTCTCGGCAATGTTGTCAGTAATCGTTCCAGGTAAAACGGAGGTCAGTTCCTCCTCTCTCTTCTTCattcatcaatttttttcattctgTTTGAATTCCACAGAAACTGAAATAAAAAGGAATgcaagaattaaaataaaatgtgtttaGCTAGGGCTCACGATTAATTGAAGATAAGTTAGAGAcaatattattaagattttggttttgaattttataGGTAGAGTTGATTAGCTAGATACACATTTGGGTTGGGGATCAAGCAGCAGCAGGTTAGAAATGTCTGTATGCATGGTTTGAATATGGGCAGTAGGGACAAGTTCATAATGCAGATAACGTGactatttgttcaaatattggaaTTGAGTTGTTACATTCATTCACTGAGTTTTCAATGACTAGAGTTAATTTggaaaaaagaaagataagTTATGTAATATGTAGAGTTATATATCTTTCAGCATTAATTGTTGTTATTGCAAACATGTAAGTAATTAAACCTGCTTTTATTTACCCTAATCCCATTTGCCATAGTAGATGATTTTGTTCAGGGAGAATCAAACAAAAGTAATTGCCCTACGAGATTCCATGTTGAAGCAACAAGGCGTAGATCGCCAAAGGTTGATGGAATTCTTGAGTATATCCTGTATGGTTTCAATCCGATTGAACATACTTTAACCAAATTATTCCTTttaaattgattgattgattgatcgttttgtatttatatatatgtgtacATAGGTATTGGTGCTCATTCGGACCAGATGACCATAGATTCAGGGTGGTTTGGTTAGACCAAGCAGGAACACTTATATCCCTAAAAAGAAATCTGCTGGACGGCGGGCGGGCCAAGTACAAAGAGAGGCTGCACTTGTCATTTTATTGTGAAACGTTTAATAGCTGAACCATCTGTAGCACTTGTGATTTACAAACAGGATAAACATGTGGATAAAAAAGGTTCACACTGTCATGGCCCGCAGGATAAGATGTCAGTTGGTACTCGTGCTATGTTTGCCCCATACATATCGGAGGATCTTCGTTTACGAATCATGTCACTATTATATGTTGGAGTGCCTGTAGAAAAGGCACAGTGAATCTGTTGAAAGTCAAGGTGGACCTTTCTAGATATTTCTAGATGAATCAAACGTCTTAGTTCTTTGGTTGATCCTATTGCTGATAAGGAGTTTTAGGAAGCTGTAGTAGTGAATTCAAATTCGTAgcgaaaaaaatgattttatgagATTGATAGGTCTATATAATCGACTTTCATTacagaaaacaaaaatagaagatgtaaatgaaaacatgttatatcattagttacaaattattattatttttatttgatatggtgtgattattttaaaaaatagtttacaaAACCTTTTTTGAATTCAATATTAGTTTCTTTTGAATTGAATACTTCTTGTAAAATTATCTAGAGGTTTATGTATTTATtgatcataaataatattttttaattcgatATTAATGTAGAAACTTATAGAAATCATCTTTAAAAAGTGTATgatcaattgataaaaaaaaattacttagaGCCTTAAGTTGAGATAGTAAATCAAGAGAAATAACTATTTGAGAGAAAAATCCTGTAATGGTATTGCATTAGGGGATTATTTGTTTATACAAAACTCAAGAGGATTAAAAAACTCCCACTAACCTAAAAAAAAGTAcctataatatttcatataggATTTACAATGGTTCCCCTTAACTTATATATAAGATGGTCAAGTTACATATATTGAATCAATCTTCACTTTATTTCTTCTCTTCCCTTCGTCAATCATATGAATTTGACTCTTAATCTAAatcattataaacaaaaatgaatcaaataataaGGAAAGAGATATTATAACATTAATGAATCAATTAACAGAGAAATAGATAAATTAGTACATACCTCAAATATAATGGATAGTTTATATTTCACCGTCAAAGTCTTGTCTCATTATTTGTTGTGCTTTTCTTTTGTAAGTCTTACATGCAATCGTTTGACGCACCTTGGTTCTCTTAGGATTATTGGACCATCGTATTTGAATCCAATCACAATCATTCCTTTGGTCTCCATCCCACATTAGGCAGTCTTACAAGGTTGAGGTTTGGGGATTGGGATATAGCACAGTCGGGAACCATCACCCTTTCGTTGTATAGGATTCATGATTAagagttattttataataaatgcaTTTGAAGTCCGTTTAAGCAGAATCGGTATATTGATGCCCTTTATATTTGAgacttttcatttcttttccggtttttccttttttctttttttttcttttcttttttcttttcttttttttctctttttttaaccGGGGAAGATGATGTTTTCAAACGGATAACTAGTAGTGATTTCAATACTATACGtactttcaaatttattttaatttttgtctcTCATTCATGAACCATCCACAACAATTAGGTTATAGGTCTTACCGATTCATATTAAGTTAGGGGAGCCTTCCTTGAATTATTCCCATATGTGACTTGACCTCAGGATAATAGTGTTAGAACTCTTGTAGATATGCTATTTTGTCCCAAAAGTCCATTGATGCAACTTACTCTTGCTTGTATAACTCTCTATCCCTAAAAAGatagaagatataagaatgatcaaaatcatttcataaacaataataatagtattaaacCATTTAGTTACAACTAAAGCTATGGAAGAAggtcaataaataaaattataatctatcAACCAATACAAACATTTATTCGTTAGTTAAGTAAAACTCACCTTTATCGTTAAGGATGCATCATTTGTAACAACAATTTAATGAAACTTGTACTTATAGGAATCAAGATGAAATTTTTTTCAACTGCAATATAGAAAAAGCAAagcaataatttattattaatccaTCCGTATTGTATGTCTTATATTCTACAGATTTTAACAACATAACTCCATTTTATATTCTAGATTTAAAACGATGTTTCATAACTTACATCTGTATATGATAAATTGCTCTTATAGATGAAATGATTGATTAGATCTACTAACAATACAAATTTCACGGCAATTGGATGATTCGATTGTCAAAGAGAGGCGATTGAAGATTGAGTAAATTTTGGTGTACAAAAAAACTAAACCTTTCATacaatataaaaagaaaatacgTCTTTTTACTTCAAAAGGACATCAATTGTAAACATGTAGAATTTGAAAAgtgtagaaaataatattttactcaCCTCTTTAAAAGATTATAGGGACTAGTTGTTATCCAAAACTCAGTATATGGATGTCATTTGATGAGTAAATGCCTGCACCATATGTAAATGAACATTAagtaaaaaatcattataaataaatttgtaagtCTAATAAGTCTAAGTTTACATTAATACCTTcttgttatataaattaaaaatctttaTTTGTTTGTATTATACACATTATTCCTTCCAAGATTCCGCACAAGCTTAATTCAtaaatcctaaaataaaataaaaataagtaaaaaaataatcaaataacaaacataaatttaacaacaaattaattaatcaaataccgTTTAGGATCAATGTACGGAAGTAAAGAAGCGCCTATGCGTTATTTTGGGCGGGAGAAGGATTCTCGCTCCTACCGACGATGAACTGATGTTGTAGAAGCATATTTGCGCTCCATCTTTTCTTTGGATCTTTAGTTGTGCACCTCTTCCAAAAATCGAAAGCCTCTTTGGACATTTTACTTCgctttattagtttaataagaTTTTGGTTCATATTTTTGCATTTCCATTGCGGAGTTGATGTGATCATTTCAAAAAAGGAGCATCCCAATGCCCAAATATCGGTAGAAGTATCATATTCTCCATCGTTTAATGTCTCAAGAGGCATATAATGAGGAGTACCTAACGTCATTCCCGGAAGATTGAATGGATGAATAGTCATACCAAAGTCTCCTATTTTGGCCTTCTCGTCGACCATTAATATGTTTTCCGGTTTTATACCACAATGGACATATCCACTCTCATGGATGTAGCGCAGACCCTTTAAAATGGAAAGTGTATATTCCTTTGCTTCAATTTCGGAGATTCCGTTGTATTTAGATGTCTTTGATGATTGAATGCGGTCGTGCAAAGTGCCGCCCGAGGCGTACTCCAAGaagatatttgtaaaaaaatttgtGCCTTCAACGGTGAAATCATAACCATATAAACGAATAATATGTGGGCATTCTTTAAATTTAGAGAGAATATCCCTTTCGTGTAGGAGAGATGATGAATTTTCGTACTCCGCGGATTTAACTGCCATTATTAGAATGGACGGATAGAGACAATGTCCTTCTAATGGACGGCCTAGatagacaactccataactGCCTTCGCCCAATTTCTCGAGTCTCTCCCACAAAGACATTATTATTCCTttcaaagtaaaaaataattacgaTTAGGAGAGAAATAACGAAATATTCAAATACACAAACAAATatgtagaaaaaaataatcacaTACCAATTGATGCAAAGTACCAAAAAATCAAAAGAGAACGGATTGAGTTGAGTGTTATAGAAATTTTGGGAAGAGGAATGTGTATGATGAATTTTTCTTGAATTGACTTGATTGggatagttttatataaaataaaatagatttgaaaCAGTAAAAAGCTAATTATTAggaagaaatattttataataaaagatttattatatttaaataaagaaaaaaataaaaaaagatttgtgatttattaaacaaaaatttgaaacaattaattaataggaagaaagattttataataaaagattaattaaaaaccataaaattttaataggcATAAATTTAGGAGGACTAATATTCTTCGACTAAGACTAAGTCTTTACAAGTAAAACATGGAAAAAAACGCTTTCTTTCACAACTGACACAGACTAATTAAGATTTTTCTTCTAGAGAGAAAGAGATTGAAATCAGTTTCCTCTTAATTTGTTTAGTGTTGTCTTAATTAGTAGATCTATCTAGCTATCTATCTGTTTCTCCCACAGAAAATTTTGCATTTAGGAATAATTAATTAGCAaaaataaatcatcaaaaacaaATTTGGTGGCTGCTTATCCGTGTTTAATGTTCAGTGCTTGGCACGTGAATACATAAAATGTCACTTCTTTAAGCCTTGTCCAAACAATCCCAGGCCATGCACTAACTCCAAAAAACCCTCCTTAATTCAAACAATTAGCTAAGTCTTAAGTAAACAGATGTCTCATTCAAGGGTAAAATAAAGATAACTAACACTGATGCTTTCAAATGGAATATAGGGTTCTTGTTGGACATGTTGCATTATTCTttgagatttatattttttttgtctcttCTTTAGGGAGAGGTTTCAATTATCTGTATTGATATCATGTTGCATTGCACAAAAACTTAGTTAGTTATGCGTTTCCGCAGTCCTTAAATAGTcatgattataataatttaattatttatttcaatgagtaataagtttttttaatttgtaaatataaatatatatatatatatatttatatatatatttttgtataaattgaaatattgtttttataaatttgtaaaattttaatatttgaagagcttgctaattttaacttttatttaacctgttaaaattttgattaagttgatgaatattattatcgtgatttaaaaaataaaataaataatttattgatgatCAAATTAATGTtgcaaataattaaaatataaaggcaATAGAAAAAGATcttttttcttgcattttgGGCATCCTTATTTTAATTCTCAtaattataacatattaaacactatatattgattttatgagatataaaataaaatttatttatatattgattttgtctttatttaataaaaataattaattaaaaatcaatattatattatgttttagtttgattatttaaaaaaatatatttacaaactAGTTAGGTTAGATATACATTACTCAATATTTTGATATGTAACTTCTTTAGTTCAATATCACCTTCTTTCTCTATTATCTTCTTtctttagtgttgaatttagtGTTGAATCTATAGAAATCATCGTGAAGAATTGAAGACATCTATCGATAAAAAATACTTTGTTACTTTGAACCTTAAGATGAGATAGAAAATCACGCTAAACAAAATACTTAGAGAAAAATCTTGTAGTGTTATTGAACTAgaagatatttatttatacaaaactcaacattattataaaaaaaaaactccacTAATATAAGAAAAGTACCTATAATATTCGATACATGATTTATAATTGTTCTccttaacttttatatataaaatgatcaaGTTATATGTATTGAATCAATCTTCACTTCTTATTTTCTCCGTCATTCATttccttctcatcatcatttTTCACCAATTGTTCGAAACACCTCCTTCTCATTCATttccttctcatcatcatttTTCACCAATTGTTCGAAACACCTCCTTCTCTTAGGATATTTTGATCATAGTATTTGAATCCAATCATAATAATTCCTTTGTCTTTGTCCCACATTAGGTGGCATTACAAGGTTGGGGTTTGGGGATTGGAATTTAATATAATCAGGAACCACCTTTTTGTTTTATAGGAATCAGGATGatgagttattttataataaatgtagtTGGAGCCCGTTTAAGCATAATCGTTAGATATTACGTAAGTAGAGAGATTTTAGTTGATTTAAAGTTTTAGTGgtaccaatattataaatattcagagGCATACTGTTTTCGACTTTAACTGCATAAGGAGCATTTACGTGtatattattaagattagaAATAATATGGTCCGTAACACCTGAATTTGGACATCAAGTGGGATCTACAATAGTAGAGGATGTAACTAACATTGTCGTAGGATTTGTAGAATGATTAAAACGAGGGCACGTGAGAGCACTATGTACTTGtatattacatatttgacaaggtggattataaaaacaactttagGAGCGATGatcaattttatgaaaaaaaaaattatatttaggatatgtcattgtttaaatttttgattatagatttgatttatattcttTTGATCATCTGTTTCTTGAAGAAATTTGTGAGgagttttaagattttttttttactataccCATAAAATTACAACCTATTATGATTGGAGTAACTTGTGATTTTCAATAGATATAGTTTTGTTTATCAAGATTTACGTTTCCAACTATTATTGGTAGAACTAATTAAgaagtgatattgttcttccattGAAATCTTTTTCGGGAGTTGTCACCTataagctctgataccaagtttgattttaaaattacaatataaacaataactatttgattgagttatagaagaaaaagattgaaataatattgttgATTGAAACTGTAAtagaaaagttaaataaaataagaaaatttatgaattaaataatatataaaacctaattaatagAAGATAAATCATAAATTTCTCTCATTTGTTTAATAACTTATGAGCTTACATTAGTGGGCTGCTCTTTGATCCTATAGATGTGCTAACCAAAATTCTCTAAGAAAAAACTTGTGACAAAAACCTAGTTGATATTTTTCTTAGGTTTTAAAAGTGGAGAGTAAATGTGGACAGCCTAGGGGCATGTAGGTGTAAAATTTTTGGGGAAGATCCTTTAAACAATGACCTAGGTTATGTTTTTATAGGGAGAGTTAGGGAAATACTAAATCCTATAGGCCCGTGACTAATAATTTTTACCTAGTCTTGTGGAAGTAAACGAACTTACCTAGTCTTTAGAAAGTTAAATGTCCATGATCTTCACATTTTCATTTttcccttttatttttttccaaaatcaaataaatgtaaGTAAAATAAACTAATGAAGATaactaatctaactaattttcTAAAAGGAATGCTAACTAACTTTTCTAAATAAGAAAACTAAACTACCTCTCTAATTAGAAATCTAATTAGAAATTAAacaaattgtttaataaaagagaaagacTAAGTTTGGTAcctttaaaattgtatttaattaaatcaaatctaattaaaca
This is a stretch of genomic DNA from Impatiens glandulifera chromosome 4, dImpGla2.1, whole genome shotgun sequence. It encodes these proteins:
- the LOC124934900 gene encoding mitogen-activated protein kinase kinase kinase 20-like; protein product: MSLWERLEKLGEGSYGVVYLGRPLEGHCLYPSILIMAVKSAEYENSSSLLHERDILSKFKECPHIIRLYGYDFTVEGTNFFTNIFLEYASGGTLHDRIQSSKTSKYNGISEIEAKEYTLSILKGLRYIHESGYVHCGIKPENILMVDEKAKIGDFGMTIHPFNLPGMTLGTPHYMPLETLNDGEYDTSTDIWALGCSFFEMITSTPQWKCKNMNQNLIKLIKRSKMSKEAFDFWKRCTTKDPKKRWSANMLLQHQFIVGRSENPSPAQNNA